GACGTCAGGCAAGCATGCGCTGTTGAGCGCTTATTTCCACGGCACGCGCCCTTATCGCGCCTGGCGAAACCGGTGCGACGAGACGCGGCGGCGCGCGCCGGTGATGATCTTGTTCTACCATCGCGTGGCCGACGATCGGGCCAACGCTTGGACATGCCCGACGGAACTGTTCGCCCGGCAGATGGCGTGGTTGAAGAAGAACGTCGACGTCGTCTCGCTGAGCGAGGCGCAGCAGCGCATCCGAAGCGGCAATCCGCGCCGGGCCGTGGCCGTGACGTTCGACGACGGCTATGCCGACAACAACGACTTCGCGCTGCCGCTCTTGGTGCGCGAGAATATCCCTTGCACCTACTTCGTGACGCTGCATCATGTGCGCTACGGCGTGCCGTTTCCGCATGATGTGCGCATGGGGAAGACTTTTCGACCCAACTCGCTCGATGACCTACGCGGCTGGTCGGAACGGGGAATCGAGATCGGCGCTCATACGCGCACGCACCCCGACATCGGCAAGATCGACGATCGAACGCGATTGTTCGACGAAGTGGTCGTCGCCGGCGAAGAGCTACAACAAGCGATCGGTCGGACGGTGCGACACTTCGCCTTTCCGTTCGGCATGCCTGCGAACATGCAGCCGCTGGCGTTCGAGATGGCCTACGAGGCGGGCTACGAAGGAGTTTGCTCGGCTTACGGCGCCTACAACTTCCCGGGAGACGATCCGTTTCACATGCAACGGATCCATGCCGACGACGACATGCTCCGCTTCCGCAACTGGCTCACCGTCGATCCGAGAAAGCGCAAAGTACCGCGCTACGACTACTCGGCGAGTGCCGTGCAAACTTGGAAGCCGACCGCACCGAACGGAATGACGAAGGCCTAACGCCGCCACGATGGAAGAACACCGAAGCGCAAAGCGGCTTCTCATCTGACCTCCGACCCCTGACCCCCGACCCCTCCGAGCCAGCCATGTTCCATCGTCGTCGCCGCTTGCTTCCGCTTTCCGAGCGTGGTCCGCTCAAGGTGCTGTTCGTCATCACGTCGATGCCGGTCGGCGGGGCCGAGACGTTGCTTGTGAATTTGGTGCGGCGCATGGATCGGAGCCGGTTTCTGCCGGAGCTCTGTTGCTTGAAGGAATTCGGCCCGCTCGGCGAGGTGCTCGCGCAAGAGATTCCCGCCGTAGAGAAACTGATTCGTCATAAGTACGACTATCAGGTCGTTGGGCGGTTGTCGAAGCTGATGGTCGAGCGGAAGATCGACGCGATTGTGACGGTCGGCACCGGGGGAGACAAAATGTTCTGGGGCCGCTTGGCTGCTTGGCGCGCCGGGGTTCCCGTCGTGTTGTCGGCCTTGCATTCGACGGGCTTGCCCGACCACGTCGAGTTGCCGAACCGCCTGCTCGAACCGATTACCGACGGTTTCATCGGCTGCGCCGTGCCTCATGGGGAGTATCTGGCGCAGCACGAAGGTTGCCCGAAGAAGAAGGTGTTCGTGATCCCCAACGGGGTCGACGTCGATCGGTTCCGGCCGTTGGAGCCGAGCGCCGAACTTCGGGCCGAGCTCGGTCTTGCGGCCGGCGCACCGACCGCGGCGATCGTCGCGGCCCTGCGGCCCGAGAAGAACCACGAATTGTTCCTCCGCGCCGCGGCATTCGTCCATGCACGCATTCCGAAAGCACAATTCCTGGTGATCGGCGATGGGGCCGCGCGGCCGACGCTCGAACGGATGGCGAGCGATTTCGGCATCGGTTCGGCAGTCCGATTCCTCGGCACGCGCCGCGACATCCCGGAACTCCTCGCACACACGAACCTGCTGGTTCTCAGCTCGCATATGGAAGCGAATCCGGTGTCGATCATGGAAGGCCTAGCGTGCGGCAAGCCGGTCGTGGCGACTCGCGTCGGCTCGATTCCCGAAACGGTTCACGAAGGGGTCAGCGGGTATCTCGTCGAGCCGGGAAACGTCGAAGAAATGGGCTCGCGGATCGAGCAGTTATTTCGGGATCCCGAGCTTTGCCGCCGTCTGGGAGAAGCCGGGCGAAAGCATATCCAAGCGAATTGGTCGCTGGATCAAATGGTGGGTGGTTACGAGAGACTTATCCAGTCTATCTATCTTGGCAAAACAGCTCGCACAGCACTGAAAATGTGCAACGCGTAAATCAGCCTCTCGGTAATCAAAACCCCTGAATTACCTACTTTGGATAAGGTCGGCAATCGATCGCGTTGGTCGCCTACCGCGCAAATTCCATTCGTGCAACAAAAAAAGTTATAATATCCAAATATCGCAGTTGCTTTATACCGTGCAGTCGTCACAATCACCCTTGTCTACTTACATTTACTAATGTCAAGTTGGCGAGAGTAGTTTTGACGAACTTCGATTTCCTTGGGCTCTGACCCAAGGGTCGCTCGGTAGGCACTTGATGGATCCTCTGCATCGCCCATTCTCGGACTTTCGCACCTCGCCGCCGCATGGAAATGCGCGCGTCGAGGCAGCGTCGTTCGATGCCGCGAATGCCGAAGCTCCTCCGGCCCATCATGCAGCCCAGCCGCTTTCCCAACGGATGATCGCAGGCCTGACGTTTCTGTTGCAGGCCCGAGAGTATGCCGACGACGTGCAAACCGACCATTGGGACTTCGCGCTCGAGCTGCGCGAACTCCGTTCGGTCGACCTCATCAATTCCGATCTCCGCTGGCTCGTGATGAAGGGCTATGTCGAGCATGCCCGCGAAACGACCTTGCCGGGCGAATCGCAACGGTCGTTCCGTCGCACCAAAGGACTCTCGTTTACGAAGCAGACGTGCTTCGTGCTGACGGACTCCGGCGTGGAAGCGGCGCATGCGTTGGGGGTGTTCGAAACGCAAATGGATCATGTGGCGGACGCAACTCCGCCGCAGGCCGAGCCGGCAGCGAAGAAGGTTGCGCCGCCGCCGGCAGCCGAACCTGCGCCGCGCGTGCTACCGCGCTGGGACGGTGACATGCAAGAGCTGCGCGTCAACGGCGTGATCGTGAAGCAGTTCAAAGTACCCGCGCCGAACCAAGAGATGATCCTGTCGGCCTTTCAAGAAGAGAACTGGCCGGTTCGGATCGACGATCCGTTGCCGCCGCATCCGGATCAAGATTCCAAGCGTCGGCTACACGATACGATCGTGAGCTTGAATCGGAACCATAAATCGCGTTTCATTCGCTTTATGGGAGACGGGACCGGCGAAGGAGTTCGTTGGACGCTCATAGCCGATGAGGCCGCAGCGCGCGTCGACGAGTAATCTTAAACCGTGACGCTCGCCAGCGATTGAAAATCGGGGTCGTGGCGCACGAGGTCGAAGTCGGATTCGCCGGCGATGAGGTCGCGGTAGTCCGGGTCGCGGCGCAGGGCCTCGCTGAGGCACTGGATGGCTTGTTCCTTATTGGGAAGCAGGCTCCAGTAGCACGCCAAGTTGTAGTGCAAGATCGCCAAAGAATGGTCGATCTCCAGGGCCTTCTGCATCGCGTCGATCGCCAAGTCGATCCGGCTGACGCGCTTATAGCACCAAGCCAGCGCGAGATAGATATCGATCTTGCTGGGGGCCTTATCGGCCGACGCCT
The DNA window shown above is from Planctomycetia bacterium and carries:
- a CDS encoding glycosyltransferase produces the protein MFHRRRRLLPLSERGPLKVLFVITSMPVGGAETLLVNLVRRMDRSRFLPELCCLKEFGPLGEVLAQEIPAVEKLIRHKYDYQVVGRLSKLMVERKIDAIVTVGTGGDKMFWGRLAAWRAGVPVVLSALHSTGLPDHVELPNRLLEPITDGFIGCAVPHGEYLAQHEGCPKKKVFVIPNGVDVDRFRPLEPSAELRAELGLAAGAPTAAIVAALRPEKNHELFLRAAAFVHARIPKAQFLVIGDGAARPTLERMASDFGIGSAVRFLGTRRDIPELLAHTNLLVLSSHMEANPVSIMEGLACGKPVVATRVGSIPETVHEGVSGYLVEPGNVEEMGSRIEQLFRDPELCRRLGEAGRKHIQANWSLDQMVGGYERLIQSIYLGKTARTALKMCNA
- a CDS encoding tetratricopeptide repeat protein, whose protein sequence is MSLNRIRYQRLLREAEGYLELGLPHLAVETLGKIDEPGTFHGKQLYLLGEAFRAQGRFSEAIEALQASADKAPSKIDIYLALAWCYKRVSRIDLAIDAMQKALEIDHSLAILHYNLACYWSLLPNKEQAIQCLSEALRRDPDYRDLIAGESDFDLVRHDPDFQSLASVTV
- a CDS encoding polysaccharide deacetylase family protein, which gives rise to MTSGKHALLSAYFHGTRPYRAWRNRCDETRRRAPVMILFYHRVADDRANAWTCPTELFARQMAWLKKNVDVVSLSEAQQRIRSGNPRRAVAVTFDDGYADNNDFALPLLVRENIPCTYFVTLHHVRYGVPFPHDVRMGKTFRPNSLDDLRGWSERGIEIGAHTRTHPDIGKIDDRTRLFDEVVVAGEELQQAIGRTVRHFAFPFGMPANMQPLAFEMAYEAGYEGVCSAYGAYNFPGDDPFHMQRIHADDDMLRFRNWLTVDPRKRKVPRYDYSASAVQTWKPTAPNGMTKA